The Devosia sp. MC521 genome has a segment encoding these proteins:
- a CDS encoding alpha-glucosidase family protein — translation MTEWWRGGVIYQVYPRSFEDSSGDGMGDLPGIIDRLDHIASLGVDCIWLSPITQSPQADMGYDVSDYKQVDPIFGTLEDFDVLIGKAHSLGIKVIMDQVVSHTSDQHPWFKESAFSRDNAKADWYVWADAKPDGSPPNNWLSVFGGSSWEWHTARKQYYLHNFLTSQPDLNFHNPDVQDAVLDTMRFWLNRGLDGFRLDTVNYYFHDAKLRSNPALPTPDGQPLTNPYDMQSHHFDKSQPDNVAWLKRVRALLNEYPGATSVGEVGDDERGVELMKAYTSGTDLLHMCYSFDFLSPIFTAEHFRSKLEAFFAGGETGWPCWSLSNHDVIRPMTRWAQHAVSREDLSRQAAVLVMTVKGTVGIYQGEELGLPEADIRFEELVDPRGKRFWPGDKGRDGCRTPMPWQAHKTHGGFTSGTPWLPIKHAHLELAVDVQNADPNSTLNFFRKLIAWRKAHPALLTGDIAFFDTDEPVLAFRRSAGDQDVICVFNLSPEARSVDLAGGDLALEPVSHNAVVSGRAIDLGPNGTAVLLVPAGEGSVAYRAPAPAVAEE, via the coding sequence ATGACTGAGTGGTGGCGTGGCGGGGTTATTTATCAGGTCTACCCCAGATCGTTTGAGGACAGCAGTGGCGATGGGATGGGGGATCTTCCCGGCATCATCGACCGGCTCGATCATATCGCAAGTCTCGGTGTCGACTGCATTTGGCTGTCGCCGATCACCCAATCGCCGCAAGCGGACATGGGTTATGACGTGTCTGACTATAAGCAGGTCGATCCGATCTTCGGGACACTCGAAGACTTCGACGTGCTGATCGGCAAGGCGCACAGCCTTGGGATCAAGGTGATTATGGACCAGGTGGTGAGCCACACCTCTGATCAGCACCCATGGTTTAAGGAATCTGCTTTCTCACGCGATAACGCAAAGGCCGATTGGTATGTCTGGGCCGACGCCAAACCAGATGGCTCGCCGCCAAACAACTGGCTCTCGGTTTTTGGTGGGTCGTCCTGGGAATGGCATACGGCGCGGAAGCAGTATTATCTGCACAATTTTCTGACGTCCCAGCCTGACCTCAACTTCCATAACCCCGATGTTCAAGACGCGGTGCTGGATACAATGCGATTCTGGCTCAACCGTGGACTAGATGGGTTCCGTCTCGACACGGTGAACTACTATTTCCATGACGCCAAGCTTCGCTCGAACCCTGCTTTGCCGACCCCGGATGGGCAGCCGCTCACCAATCCTTACGACATGCAGTCCCACCACTTTGATAAGTCTCAGCCGGACAATGTCGCTTGGTTGAAGCGCGTGCGGGCGCTGCTGAACGAATATCCCGGCGCGACTTCGGTCGGCGAGGTGGGCGATGATGAGCGTGGGGTTGAGCTGATGAAGGCTTATACCTCCGGCACTGATCTGCTGCACATGTGCTATTCTTTCGATTTCCTCAGCCCCATCTTTACGGCCGAACACTTCCGCTCGAAGTTGGAAGCATTTTTTGCGGGTGGCGAAACGGGTTGGCCGTGTTGGAGCCTCTCCAATCACGACGTTATTCGCCCGATGACCCGTTGGGCCCAGCATGCTGTGTCGCGCGAGGATCTGAGCCGGCAGGCCGCGGTTCTGGTCATGACCGTCAAGGGCACCGTCGGCATTTATCAGGGCGAAGAATTGGGCCTGCCTGAGGCTGATATTCGCTTTGAAGAACTGGTCGACCCGCGTGGTAAGCGTTTCTGGCCTGGTGATAAGGGGCGCGACGGCTGCCGCACGCCCATGCCGTGGCAGGCCCATAAAACACATGGTGGGTTCACATCGGGAACGCCATGGCTGCCGATTAAGCACGCGCATTTGGAACTTGCGGTTGACGTTCAGAACGCCGATCCAAACTCGACCCTCAATTTCTTCCGTAAGCTGATTGCTTGGCGGAAGGCACATCCGGCGCTGCTGACGGGTGATATCGCATTCTTTGACACCGACGAGCCAGTCCTTGCTTTCCGCCGCTCGGCAGGAGATCAGGATGTGATCTGCGTCTTCAACCTATCGCCGGAAGCGCGGTCGGTGGACCTTGCAGGGGGCGATTTGGCGCTAGAGCCGGTTAGTCACAATGCGGTTGTGAGCGGTAGAGCGATTGATTTGGGGCCGAACGGAACGGCGGTTTTGCTAGTGCCTGCGGGCGAAGGTTCGGTGGCGTATCGAGCGCCAGCCCCTGCGGTTGCGGAGGAGTGA
- a CDS encoding M20 aminoacylase family protein: MPILNRIAEFHDEITAWRRDLHAHPEILFDVHRTAGIVAEKLKEFGADEVVTGVGRTGVVAVINGRTNTSGRSIGLRADMDALTIFEKTSAPYASTVEGKMHACGHDGHTSMLLGAAKYLAETRNFDGRVVLIFQPAEEGGGGGKVMLDDGLLERFPVDEFYGMHNWPGLPLGHFAIRTGGIMAATDRFYITINGQGGHAARPQQTIDPIIVATQMVTALQSIVSRNLSPLDNAVLSVTMIEAGEADNVISSTAKVTGTVRTLDGKVQDFIEQRLTELVPQFAQSFGATATIRYARGYPVTVNTADQTAFAAAVARDVVGSDRVNDDCEPSMGGEDFSFMLNERPGAYIFIGNGPSSELHTDTYDFNDDAIPVGVSYWARLIEKALPVR, from the coding sequence ATGCCTATCCTCAACCGCATTGCTGAATTCCATGACGAAATCACCGCTTGGCGCCGCGACCTGCACGCCCATCCGGAGATTTTGTTCGACGTTCATCGCACTGCGGGCATTGTCGCCGAAAAACTCAAGGAATTCGGCGCGGACGAGGTGGTAACAGGCGTTGGCCGTACCGGCGTTGTGGCTGTCATCAACGGGCGCACCAACACTTCGGGACGCTCGATTGGGCTGCGCGCCGATATGGATGCGCTGACAATTTTCGAGAAGACCAGCGCGCCATATGCCTCCACCGTGGAAGGCAAAATGCACGCCTGTGGCCATGACGGCCACACCTCCATGCTGCTCGGAGCTGCAAAATATCTAGCAGAGACACGCAATTTTGATGGTCGTGTCGTGCTGATTTTCCAGCCAGCCGAAGAAGGCGGCGGCGGCGGCAAGGTCATGCTTGACGATGGCCTGCTCGAGCGCTTCCCCGTTGATGAATTCTACGGCATGCACAATTGGCCCGGACTGCCGCTCGGCCATTTCGCCATTCGGACGGGCGGCATCATGGCCGCAACCGACCGGTTCTACATCACCATCAATGGCCAGGGTGGCCATGCGGCACGTCCTCAGCAGACCATCGACCCGATCATCGTGGCGACCCAAATGGTCACCGCTTTGCAGTCTATCGTCTCCCGCAATTTGAGCCCGCTGGATAACGCGGTGCTCAGCGTCACCATGATCGAAGCGGGTGAAGCAGACAACGTCATTTCCAGCACCGCAAAAGTGACCGGTACAGTGCGGACGCTCGATGGAAAGGTCCAAGACTTCATTGAGCAGCGCCTCACCGAATTGGTTCCGCAATTTGCCCAAAGCTTTGGCGCGACAGCGACCATTCGGTATGCACGCGGTTACCCTGTCACCGTCAATACCGCCGATCAGACCGCCTTCGCTGCCGCTGTTGCGCGCGATGTCGTCGGCTCCGACCGGGTAAACGACGACTGCGAACCCTCTATGGGCGGAGAGGATTTCTCCTTCATGCTCAATGAGCGTCCCGGCGCTTACATCTTCATCGGCAATGGCCCGAGCAGCGAATTACACACCGACACTTACGACTTCAACGATGATGCCATTCCTGTCGGCGTGAGCTACTGGGCGCGGCTCATCGAAAAAGCACTGCCCGTCCGCTAA
- a CDS encoding AbrB family transcriptional regulator, protein MSAPASLSAARSGVFTLGTLLIAILGGVSAELIGFPAGWLMGSAISVSIAAILKFPLTVPDWLRDLIFVFIGVSIGASVAPNSLELLGQWPVSLAALALELIIIVLVTGWLLTKLFKLDAGTAYLSSFPGHLSFVLGIAATGIGNARQIVIIQVMRVLFLTIAVPIGAMFLPVQAPDLPAAGDPLSIAQILLLALCCALVGLVFVKLKIPAGMVLGAMAAATIAKLGGAYSQPLPDQLVVTIFILTGALIGSRFIGITWLEFKAAALGGVIATAVMLVIVTAMAYGVAQLVDIPMAQIWLALSPGALEGVGALAIAMGYDTAFIAAHHVIRLLLLSFAIPTVALFIRRLEAKEKGH, encoded by the coding sequence ATGTCCGCACCAGCCTCACTGTCCGCCGCACGAAGCGGGGTGTTCACGCTTGGCACTCTGCTGATTGCCATTTTGGGCGGGGTCAGTGCGGAGCTCATAGGCTTTCCAGCAGGCTGGCTGATGGGCAGCGCCATCAGCGTCAGTATTGCGGCGATACTCAAATTCCCGCTCACCGTGCCCGATTGGTTGCGTGACCTCATTTTTGTATTCATTGGCGTTTCTATCGGCGCCAGCGTCGCGCCCAATAGTCTGGAGTTGCTCGGACAATGGCCGGTGTCGCTGGCAGCGCTGGCGCTCGAGTTGATCATCATCGTGCTGGTCACTGGCTGGCTGCTGACCAAGCTTTTTAAGCTCGACGCGGGCACAGCCTATTTGAGCTCGTTTCCGGGCCACCTGTCCTTCGTTCTAGGGATTGCCGCGACCGGCATCGGCAATGCCCGACAGATCGTCATCATACAGGTGATGCGCGTTCTGTTCCTCACCATCGCAGTCCCGATCGGCGCGATGTTCCTGCCCGTGCAAGCGCCTGATCTGCCGGCCGCCGGAGATCCCCTTTCAATAGCCCAGATCTTGCTGCTCGCGCTGTGCTGCGCCCTCGTGGGCCTCGTTTTCGTGAAACTCAAAATCCCTGCAGGGATGGTGCTGGGTGCTATGGCGGCCGCAACAATCGCCAAGCTGGGCGGTGCCTACAGCCAGCCCCTGCCCGACCAACTCGTCGTCACCATCTTCATCCTCACCGGCGCCCTGATCGGCTCACGGTTTATCGGAATCACCTGGCTAGAATTTAAAGCCGCCGCCCTCGGTGGGGTCATCGCCACAGCTGTGATGCTGGTAATCGTCACCGCCATGGCCTATGGCGTTGCGCAATTGGTCGACATTCCCATGGCGCAAATTTGGCTCGCCCTTTCGCCCGGTGCACTCGAAGGCGTCGGCGCTTTGGCGATTGCCATGGGCTATGACACCGCCTTCATCGCGGCGCATCACGTCATCCGTCTGCTGCTTTTGAGTTTCGCTATTCCAACCGTTGCCTTGTTCATTCGCCGTTTGGAGGCAAAAGAAAAGGGGCACTAA
- a CDS encoding electron transfer flavoprotein subunit beta/FixA family protein yields MKILVAVKRVVDHNVRIRVRPDGTGVETTGVRMSMNPFCKHAVEAAVQLAEAGHATEVVIVSIGPKPANDVILTALAMGAHRGILVETDQALETLTIAKLLAKVVEEEQPDLVLLGKQAVDDDSNHVGQMLAALTDRPQATFASEIKIAGSDLEVTREVDYGRETIALSLPAIVTADLRLNTPRNAALPMVMKARSKPLAVRAVSEFGVDLTPRLTVEKTTPPPERVAGTSVASATELASLIAADINELEAI; encoded by the coding sequence ATGAAAATCCTCGTCGCGGTAAAACGTGTGGTCGACCACAACGTACGCATTCGCGTTCGCCCCGATGGTACGGGCGTCGAAACCACGGGCGTCCGCATGTCGATGAACCCGTTCTGTAAGCACGCGGTTGAAGCTGCTGTGCAATTGGCGGAGGCCGGGCACGCCACTGAGGTGGTGATCGTCTCCATCGGCCCAAAACCTGCCAATGACGTCATCCTCACCGCCCTCGCCATGGGCGCGCATCGTGGCATTCTGGTCGAAACCGATCAGGCATTGGAAACGCTGACCATTGCTAAGCTGCTGGCTAAGGTGGTCGAGGAAGAACAGCCTGACCTCGTGCTTTTGGGCAAGCAAGCCGTCGATGATGACAGCAATCACGTTGGGCAAATGTTGGCAGCGCTGACCGATCGGCCGCAGGCGACATTCGCATCCGAGATCAAAATTGCGGGCAGTGATTTGGAAGTCACCCGGGAAGTGGATTATGGGCGCGAGACGATCGCGCTCAGTTTGCCGGCCATTGTCACCGCTGACCTACGCCTCAACACCCCGCGCAATGCGGCACTTCCCATGGTCATGAAGGCGCGATCCAAGCCGCTCGCTGTTCGCGCCGTGAGTGAATTCGGCGTTGACCTCACCCCGCGCCTGACCGTGGAAAAAACAACACCGCCGCCCGAGCGCGTCGCCGGGACAAGTGTTGCGTCTGCAACCGAGCTGGCTTCGCTTATCGCGGCAGATATCAACGAGCTGGAGGCAATCTAA